In the Flavobacterium sp. J372 genome, one interval contains:
- a CDS encoding Ig-like domain-containing protein — translation MTTNFTGNQIRIDFNEYIKIKDVNKQLIISPPMNTAPDIVPTGSASKYINIKIKDTLQPNTTYAFNFGQSITDNNEGNPYSQFKFVFSTGAYIDSLTLNGRIRDAYSKETDDFVSVMLYEANEKFNDSTIYKEKPRYVTNTLDSVVDYSLQNLKEGKYFLVAIKDKNSNYRFDPKNDKIGFLPKPITIPTDTLYVLDLFSEVRPFKVLKPLQASQNKLFVPYEGDPRGTKATVRNGSEILPSVLTKVEDRDSLRLWIPRDIKADSLLVSAGKGDDMKDFTVRIKELKTIDSLSVRALQSGGLNFREKFTLSLSTPLVNIDNSKISLIKKDSSAVAFTTRYNDYEQKLEFDFVKEEEQAYTFMLMPGAMRDFYGKENDTLSYKLRTLTYADYGNLRISLENVNRFPLILQITNAKGDVQAEYYSEGQTQINFDAIKPDKYMLRVIYDDNKNREWDTGDYLQKRQPEEVIYYTNGKDDLIDVRANWDVEQPFNLGG, via the coding sequence ATGACCACTAATTTTACAGGTAATCAAATAAGGATTGATTTTAATGAATACATTAAGATAAAAGATGTAAACAAGCAGCTTATTATTTCGCCGCCCATGAACACTGCACCGGATATTGTGCCAACAGGCAGTGCGAGCAAGTACATCAATATTAAGATTAAAGATACTCTGCAACCCAACACTACTTATGCTTTTAATTTCGGTCAGAGTATCACCGATAATAACGAAGGCAATCCGTACTCGCAGTTTAAGTTTGTGTTCTCTACCGGCGCCTATATTGACTCACTTACCCTAAATGGCCGCATACGTGACGCCTACTCTAAAGAAACCGATGATTTTGTGAGCGTAATGTTGTATGAGGCGAATGAAAAATTTAACGACTCTACCATTTATAAAGAAAAACCACGGTATGTAACCAATACGCTAGACAGTGTAGTTGATTATTCCCTGCAAAACCTTAAGGAAGGCAAATATTTTCTTGTTGCGATTAAGGACAAGAACAGCAACTACAGGTTTGACCCAAAGAATGATAAGATCGGTTTTTTGCCTAAGCCGATAACGATACCAACGGATACGCTATATGTGCTGGATTTGTTTAGTGAAGTACGCCCTTTTAAAGTGCTAAAGCCTCTGCAGGCTTCACAGAACAAGCTGTTTGTACCCTATGAAGGCGACCCGCGCGGAACTAAAGCCACGGTAAGGAACGGGTCAGAAATTTTACCATCCGTACTGACAAAAGTTGAGGACAGGGACTCACTGCGCCTTTGGATTCCGCGTGATATAAAAGCAGACTCACTACTTGTAAGCGCCGGCAAGGGTGATGACATGAAAGACTTTACCGTAAGAATAAAAGAACTGAAAACAATAGACTCGCTATCTGTGAGGGCATTGCAAAGCGGGGGACTCAATTTCAGGGAAAAATTTACCTTAAGTTTATCTACGCCACTGGTAAATATAGACAATTCTAAAATTAGCCTTATTAAAAAAGATTCGTCAGCAGTAGCATTCACAACGAGATATAATGATTATGAGCAAAAGCTGGAATTTGATTTTGTGAAGGAAGAAGAGCAGGCCTATACCTTTATGCTGATGCCGGGTGCAATGCGCGACTTTTACGGAAAAGAAAATGACACGCTGAGTTATAAGTTAAGAACCCTTACTTATGCCGATTACGGTAACCTGCGGATATCTCTTGAAAATGTTAACCGTTTTCCGCTGATATTGCAGATAACTAATGCTAAAGGAGATGTGCAGGCCGAATATTATTCTGAAGGCCAGACACAGATAAACTTTGATGCCATTAAGCCCGATAAATACATGCTGCGGGTAATTTATGACGACAATAAGAACAGAGAGTGGGACACAGGCGATTACCTGCAAAAACGCCAGCCGGAAGAAGTGATTTACTATACCAACGGCAAAGACGACCTGATAGATGTACGTGCCAACTGGGATGTTGAGCAGCCTTTTAACTTAGGAGGTTAA
- a CDS encoding amidohydrolase, whose translation MKISLIQTALAWENPVENKNHFTQLIDTIHETDLIILPEMFSTGFTMNAAAVAEPMDSETVTWMKQLSAEKNCAVTGSVVIEEDGKYYNRLLFVEPGGTIRTYDKRHLFTLAGENKTYTKGVNRTIIEYRGWKICPLVCYDLRFPVFSRNTEDYDLLLYVANWPEPRIAAWDVLLKARAIENMCYVAGVNRIGQDNNGHNYPGHSVVIDYLGHALGEAHEEEMVLTIVLRKDLLNDTREKFGFLNDRDSFNLLS comes from the coding sequence ATGAAAATATCCCTTATTCAAACCGCACTTGCCTGGGAGAACCCTGTTGAGAACAAAAATCACTTCACCCAACTTATCGATACTATACATGAGACTGACCTGATCATTCTCCCGGAGATGTTCTCAACCGGTTTCACCATGAATGCTGCAGCTGTTGCAGAGCCAATGGACAGCGAGACAGTTACCTGGATGAAGCAGCTATCGGCTGAAAAGAATTGCGCCGTTACAGGCAGCGTGGTTATTGAAGAGGATGGTAAGTATTACAACAGGTTGCTGTTTGTAGAGCCTGGCGGTACAATTCGCACCTATGACAAGCGCCACCTTTTCACGCTTGCCGGTGAAAACAAAACTTACACAAAAGGAGTCAACAGAACGATAATAGAATACCGTGGCTGGAAAATTTGCCCGCTGGTGTGCTATGACCTCCGCTTCCCGGTTTTCTCTCGTAATACGGAAGATTATGACCTGTTGCTATACGTGGCCAACTGGCCTGAACCGCGCATTGCTGCATGGGATGTTTTATTAAAAGCACGCGCTATCGAAAATATGTGTTACGTGGCAGGAGTAAACAGGATCGGCCAGGATAACAATGGGCACAACTACCCGGGGCATTCGGTTGTTATAGATTATCTTGGGCATGCACTGGGTGAAGCGCACGAAGAAGAGATGGTGCTGACAATTGTGCTACGCAAAGATTTACTGAATGATACCCGTGAAAAATTCGGCTTCCTTAATGACCGCGACAGCTTTAACCTCCTAAGTTAA
- a CDS encoding ComF family protein, with protein sequence MLKSLVDLLFPKGCCGCNEILQEGEDVVCIACRHDMPFTRHHLNPDNETYRKFHARLPLQHASSLLYFQKEGMVQQLIHNLKYRGQKDVGQLMGEWYGYDLKTINELKDVDFVIPVPLHKRKLRERGYNQVAGFGKAIAEGLGCNYSEDILQRVTYNKTQTKKNLAARAEIIGSAFDAASAEEHRGKHFLLVDDVITTGATLEACGKALLKIPNARLSIVTIAYAQ encoded by the coding sequence ATGCTTAAAAGCCTGGTTGACTTATTGTTCCCCAAAGGATGCTGCGGCTGTAATGAGATATTGCAGGAAGGCGAAGATGTCGTGTGCATTGCCTGCCGACATGATATGCCTTTTACCCGACATCACTTAAACCCCGACAATGAAACTTACCGTAAGTTTCACGCGCGGCTGCCGTTACAGCATGCTTCGTCATTATTGTATTTCCAAAAAGAAGGCATGGTGCAGCAGCTTATACATAACCTGAAATACCGAGGACAGAAAGATGTTGGGCAGCTTATGGGCGAATGGTATGGCTATGACCTTAAGACGATTAATGAACTGAAAGATGTCGACTTTGTGATACCAGTCCCCTTGCACAAACGTAAACTTCGCGAGCGTGGTTATAACCAGGTAGCCGGTTTCGGAAAGGCAATTGCCGAAGGCTTGGGGTGCAACTACAGTGAAGATATCCTGCAACGCGTTACCTACAACAAAACGCAGACAAAGAAAAACCTGGCAGCGCGGGCGGAAATTATCGGGTCGGCATTTGATGCCGCTTCCGCAGAAGAGCACCGGGGTAAACACTTTTTACTTGTTGATGACGTTATAACCACGGGTGCAACCCTGGAAGCGTGCGGAAAGGCTTTGCTGAAAATACCAAATGCCCGCCTAAGCATAGTAACTATAGCTTACGCGCAGTAA
- a CDS encoding succinate dehydrogenase cytochrome b subunit translates to MAKSALLKSSLAKKYWMALTGLFLCLFLVGHLLGNLQLIFADGLAFNKYALFMTSNPAVKALSYLTYISIIFHAIDGILLTIQNRKARPVRYANENQAANTVWASRNMAVLGTVILVFIITHMANFWAVMHFDEKMPLATINVNAGGMNQEFYLTTDGGYLPVAQVQQGAVEIKNRTEFYDKQAQVKIKDGYKDLYKITVGFFKDPQYGLIGTIGYVIAMIALGFHLWHGFGSAFQSLGANNPRYNMFIKNFGKAFSIVVPLLFAIIPLYIHFLLKA, encoded by the coding sequence ATGGCAAAATCTGCACTATTAAAGTCGTCACTCGCTAAGAAATACTGGATGGCTTTAACGGGTTTATTTCTCTGCCTGTTCCTTGTCGGGCACTTACTAGGTAACTTACAGCTCATCTTTGCCGATGGCCTCGCATTCAACAAATATGCGTTGTTCATGACAAGCAACCCCGCAGTAAAGGCGCTTTCTTACCTTACTTACATTTCAATTATTTTCCATGCTATTGACGGCATTTTGCTTACAATACAGAACAGGAAAGCAAGGCCGGTGCGGTATGCAAATGAAAACCAGGCGGCTAACACTGTGTGGGCTTCACGCAATATGGCGGTTCTTGGTACTGTGATATTGGTTTTCATTATTACCCACATGGCTAACTTCTGGGCTGTTATGCATTTTGATGAAAAGATGCCGCTGGCAACCATCAATGTAAATGCAGGTGGCATGAACCAGGAATTTTACCTTACTACTGACGGCGGTTATCTTCCGGTGGCTCAGGTGCAACAAGGTGCGGTAGAGATAAAAAACCGTACAGAATTTTATGATAAGCAGGCCCAGGTAAAAATCAAGGACGGCTACAAAGATCTTTACAAAATTACTGTAGGCTTCTTTAAAGACCCTCAGTACGGGCTTATAGGTACAATTGGGTATGTAATTGCCATGATTGCGCTTGGCTTTCACTTATGGCATGGTTTCGGCAGTGCATTCCAGTCGCTTGGCGCCAACAACCCGCGCTACAATATGTTTATAAAGAATTTCGGTAAGGCATTCTCAATAGTGGTTCCGCTATTGTTTGCTATCATCCCGCTATACATTCATTTCCTTCTAAAAGCTTAA
- the thiL gene encoding thiamine-phosphate kinase: MIEDKNQPRTSLSNLGEFGLIDHLTKQIEISQPSTIKGIGDDAAVLDFKDKKTVISTDLLIEGVHFDLAYMPLKHLGYKAVVVNISDICAMNATPTHITVSIAVSNRFPVEALEELYDGIKLAAKVYGVDIIGGDTTSSTKGMLLSITALGEAEADDIVYRNGAGSTDLLVVTGDVGSAYMGLQVLEREKQVFQVNPNNQPDLDAYTYLIERQLKPEARKDVKAILKGLDIKPTSMIDVSDGLSSEIIHLCKQSSVGCNLYEEKIPIDPQFINVTEEFNIDSTTVAINGGEDYELLFTIKMEDFDKIKGNPNFTVIGHMTQESEGINLITRANTSIPLKARGWNAMSEEG, encoded by the coding sequence ATGATTGAAGATAAAAACCAGCCCCGTACCAGCCTTTCCAACTTGGGTGAATTCGGACTTATTGACCACCTAACCAAGCAGATAGAGATTAGTCAGCCGTCAACCATCAAAGGCATCGGCGATGATGCTGCGGTTTTAGACTTCAAAGACAAAAAAACTGTCATAAGTACTGATTTATTGATTGAGGGCGTGCACTTCGACCTTGCCTATATGCCGCTTAAACACTTGGGTTACAAAGCAGTAGTGGTGAACATCAGCGACATTTGTGCCATGAATGCCACCCCTACCCACATTACGGTTTCGATTGCAGTTTCCAACCGTTTCCCGGTTGAAGCCCTTGAAGAATTGTACGACGGAATAAAATTGGCCGCGAAAGTTTACGGCGTTGACATCATTGGGGGTGATACGACGTCTTCAACCAAAGGTATGTTGCTGAGCATTACGGCTTTAGGTGAGGCAGAGGCAGATGACATAGTTTACCGCAACGGAGCCGGAAGCACTGATTTACTGGTAGTTACAGGCGATGTAGGTTCAGCATATATGGGCCTTCAGGTTTTGGAGCGTGAAAAACAGGTTTTCCAGGTGAATCCGAATAATCAGCCCGACCTTGACGCATACACGTATCTTATTGAGCGCCAGTTAAAACCGGAAGCCCGCAAAGATGTAAAAGCCATCCTGAAAGGCCTCGATATCAAGCCTACGTCGATGATTGATGTGAGTGATGGGCTGTCGTCAGAGATCATTCATCTTTGCAAACAAAGCAGTGTTGGCTGTAATCTTTACGAAGAAAAAATCCCGATAGACCCGCAGTTTATCAATGTTACCGAAGAATTTAACATTGACAGTACCACGGTTGCCATTAACGGCGGAGAGGATTATGAACTGCTTTTCACCATAAAAATGGAAGATTTCGACAAAATAAAAGGTAACCCGAACTTTACTGTTATAGGCCACATGACACAGGAGAGCGAAGGCATCAACCTGATTACCAGGGCTAATACATCAATCCCTCTTAAGGCGAGGGGTTGGAATGCGATGAGTGAGGAGGGGTAG
- a CDS encoding energy transducer TonB — MNYRILFLMAFLSLNAFAQNVIEYRGEKINALDEQGKPDGIWKLFDEENQLMIITEFKKGVLITPTKYYKNSRLIAIYKYEDGFEIYKDDKVFKARFQRSPDGSRRLIDITGNDLDEAVAKYFYDAGQIMPMFYGGKNELYSFIGNNVNYSKIKKNTGKVIIGFVIDAIGKVSEIEVIESSNPELNEEAKRVISIMPRWQPGHQAGAFVKCKYTIPVNIN; from the coding sequence ATGAATTATAGGATATTATTCTTGATGGCTTTTTTAAGCCTTAACGCCTTTGCACAAAATGTAATTGAGTATAGAGGCGAGAAAATCAATGCATTAGATGAGCAGGGAAAACCGGACGGTATCTGGAAATTATTTGATGAGGAAAATCAGCTTATGATCATTACCGAATTTAAAAAAGGTGTCCTTATTACTCCAACTAAGTATTATAAAAATTCAAGACTTATTGCTATTTACAAATATGAAGATGGATTTGAAATATATAAAGATGATAAAGTTTTTAAAGCACGTTTTCAGCGAAGCCCCGATGGAAGTCGCAGATTGATAGACATTACTGGTAACGATTTGGACGAAGCGGTTGCAAAATATTTTTATGATGCAGGGCAAATAATGCCAATGTTTTATGGTGGTAAAAATGAATTATATTCGTTTATCGGGAATAATGTAAACTATTCAAAAATAAAAAAAAATACAGGTAAAGTAATAATAGGGTTTGTAATTGATGCAATAGGAAAAGTTTCAGAAATTGAAGTTATCGAAAGTTCTAATCCTGAATTAAATGAAGAAGCTAAAAGGGTAATAAGCATCATGCCAAGATGGCAACCTGGTCATCAAGCAGGAGCTTTTGTAAAGTGTAAATACACTATTCCGGTAAATATAAATTAA
- a CDS encoding fumarate reductase/succinate dehydrogenase flavoprotein subunit, with the protein MALDSKIPEGPIASKWTDYKNHINLVNPANKRNIDVIVVGTGLAGGSAAATLAELGYNVKAFCFQDSPRRAHSIAAQGGINAAKNYQGDGDSTFRLFYDTVKGGDYRAREANVHRLAEVSANIIDQCVAQGVPLAREYGGLLDNRSFGGTLVSRTFYAKGQTGQQLLLGAYSAMNRQIGRGKIQMYNRHEMLDLVIVNGKARGIIARNLVTGELERHSAHAVVLGTGGYGNVFFLSTNAMGSNVTAAWKIHKKGAYFANPCYTQIHPTCIPVSGDHQSKLTLMSESLRNDGRIWVPKNLEDAKAIREGRKKPTDLSEEERDYYLERRYPSFGNLVPRDVASRAAKERCDAGYGVNKTGEAVYLDFASAIIRYGKEQAKIKGLNTEDEALVKKLGTEVIENKYGNLFQMYEKIVDENPYVTPMMIYPAVHYTMGGIWVDYNLMTTIEGCYAIGEANFSDHGANRLGASALMQGLADGYFVLPYTIGDYLAKDIRTGKISTDLPEFEEAENNVRAQLERFINNKGTHTVDHFHKRLGKIMWDKVGMARNAQGLTEAIGEIAALREEFYRDVKVPGDMYSFNQELEKAMRVADFLELGELFAKDALHRNESCGGHFREEYQTEEGEAQRDDENFAYVAAWEYRGKPSEAVLHKEPLVFDNVKLVQRSYK; encoded by the coding sequence ATGGCGTTAGATTCTAAAATACCTGAAGGTCCTATTGCAAGTAAATGGACTGACTATAAAAACCACATAAACCTGGTAAACCCTGCCAACAAGCGTAACATAGACGTTATTGTTGTGGGTACGGGCCTTGCCGGTGGCTCTGCTGCAGCAACGCTCGCCGAGCTGGGTTATAATGTAAAAGCATTTTGTTTCCAGGATTCACCACGCCGTGCACACTCAATCGCTGCACAGGGTGGTATAAATGCTGCCAAGAATTACCAGGGTGACGGTGACTCTACCTTCCGCCTTTTCTATGATACTGTAAAAGGGGGCGACTACCGTGCTCGTGAAGCAAACGTACACCGCCTTGCAGAGGTTTCGGCTAATATCATAGACCAGTGTGTGGCCCAGGGCGTACCGTTGGCCCGCGAGTATGGCGGGCTTCTTGACAACCGTTCTTTTGGTGGAACGCTGGTGTCGCGTACATTCTACGCAAAAGGCCAGACAGGCCAGCAGTTGCTGTTGGGTGCATATTCTGCCATGAACCGCCAGATAGGGCGTGGCAAGATACAGATGTACAACCGCCACGAGATGCTGGACCTTGTTATTGTAAACGGTAAAGCACGCGGCATCATAGCGCGTAACCTTGTTACCGGTGAGCTTGAAAGGCATTCGGCTCACGCTGTAGTGCTTGGTACCGGTGGATACGGTAACGTGTTCTTCTTATCAACTAACGCAATGGGCAGTAACGTAACTGCCGCATGGAAAATACATAAAAAGGGCGCATATTTTGCTAACCCTTGCTATACGCAGATTCACCCGACGTGTATCCCTGTTTCGGGCGACCACCAGAGTAAGCTTACACTGATGTCGGAATCGCTTCGTAATGACGGGCGTATATGGGTGCCTAAAAACCTTGAGGATGCAAAGGCAATCCGCGAAGGACGTAAAAAACCTACCGACCTTTCTGAAGAAGAGAGGGATTACTATCTTGAGAGAAGGTACCCTTCATTTGGTAACCTTGTTCCGAGGGATGTTGCCTCACGCGCTGCCAAAGAGCGTTGTGATGCAGGGTATGGCGTGAACAAGACAGGTGAGGCAGTTTACCTTGACTTTGCTTCGGCAATCATCCGTTATGGTAAGGAGCAGGCAAAAATAAAAGGCCTTAATACTGAGGACGAAGCTCTTGTGAAAAAGCTTGGTACAGAAGTTATAGAGAACAAATACGGTAATCTTTTCCAGATGTATGAAAAGATTGTGGACGAGAACCCGTATGTAACCCCTATGATGATTTACCCTGCGGTTCACTATACTATGGGCGGTATCTGGGTTGACTACAACCTTATGACTACCATTGAAGGCTGCTACGCTATTGGTGAGGCAAACTTCTCAGACCACGGCGCAAACAGGCTTGGCGCTTCAGCGCTTATGCAGGGCCTTGCTGACGGTTACTTTGTACTGCCGTACACAATTGGCGACTATCTTGCGAAAGATATCCGTACAGGAAAAATATCTACAGACCTTCCTGAATTTGAAGAAGCTGAAAACAACGTAAGGGCACAGCTTGAGCGTTTCATCAACAACAAGGGTACGCATACGGTTGACCATTTCCATAAGCGCCTTGGCAAGATCATGTGGGATAAGGTAGGTATGGCGCGTAATGCTCAGGGACTTACTGAAGCCATTGGAGAAATTGCCGCACTTCGCGAAGAATTCTACCGCGATGTGAAAGTGCCGGGTGATATGTACAGCTTTAACCAGGAACTGGAGAAGGCAATGCGTGTGGCCGACTTCCTTGAACTTGGCGAGCTTTTTGCGAAAGATGCACTGCACAGGAACGAATCTTGCGGCGGACACTTCCGTGAAGAGTATCAAACAGAAGAAGGTGAAGCACAGCGTGATGACGAAAACTTTGCATATGTTGCAGCATGGGAATACCGCGGCAAACCAAGCGAAGCAGTTCTGCATAAAGAACCGCTTGTGTTTGATAATGTGAAACTGGTACAACGTAGTTATAAATAA
- a CDS encoding glycine--tRNA ligase, which produces MAKQEDLFKNVLSHAKEYGFVFQSSEIYDGLSAVYDYGQNGAELKKNIRDYWWKSMVQMHENIVGIDAAIFMHPTTWKASGHVDAFNDPLIDNKDSKKRFRADVLIEDYAEKLNQKAQKEIEKARARFGDAFNEDEFKATNARTKEYLEKKDQILQRMARSLETENLADVKALIEELEIADPDTGSRNWTDVKQFNLMFGTKLGADAANAMDLYLRPETAQGIFVNFLNVQKTGRMKVPFGIAQTGKAFRNEIVARQFIFRMREFEQMEMQFFVRPGEEMKYYEYWKDTRLKWHLSLGLGKENYRFHDHEKLAHYANAAADIEFNFPFGFKELEGIHSRTDFDLKAHEQFSGKKLQYFDAELNENYVPYVVETSVGLDRMFLAIFSTSLKEETLEDGSTRTVLSLPSVLAPTKAAVLPLVKKDGLPEVARQIIDDLKWDFNVAYDEKDAVGRRYRRQDALGTPFCITVDHQTLEDQTVTIRHRDSMKQDRVKISELRGIINEEVSVRNWLQKMN; this is translated from the coding sequence ATGGCAAAACAAGAAGACCTTTTTAAGAATGTGCTTTCGCACGCGAAGGAATACGGGTTTGTATTCCAGTCAAGTGAAATTTATGATGGCCTCAGCGCGGTATATGATTACGGGCAGAACGGGGCAGAACTGAAGAAGAACATCCGTGACTACTGGTGGAAATCAATGGTGCAGATGCATGAGAACATTGTAGGTATTGATGCTGCAATCTTTATGCACCCGACAACGTGGAAAGCTTCAGGGCATGTTGATGCCTTTAACGACCCGCTTATTGATAATAAAGACAGCAAGAAGCGCTTCAGGGCAGACGTTCTTATTGAGGATTATGCTGAAAAGCTGAACCAAAAAGCGCAAAAGGAAATAGAGAAAGCACGTGCACGTTTTGGCGATGCATTCAATGAAGATGAATTTAAAGCTACAAATGCCCGCACGAAAGAATATCTGGAGAAGAAAGATCAGATATTGCAGCGCATGGCCCGCTCACTTGAAACAGAGAACCTTGCCGATGTAAAGGCTTTAATTGAAGAGCTTGAGATAGCCGATCCGGATACTGGTTCAAGGAACTGGACTGACGTTAAGCAGTTTAACCTGATGTTTGGCACCAAACTGGGCGCTGACGCTGCCAATGCAATGGACCTGTACCTTCGCCCGGAAACGGCGCAGGGTATTTTTGTAAACTTCCTGAACGTGCAGAAAACCGGACGTATGAAAGTGCCTTTTGGTATTGCCCAAACAGGTAAGGCCTTCCGTAATGAGATAGTAGCCAGGCAGTTCATCTTCCGTATGCGTGAGTTTGAACAGATGGAGATGCAATTCTTCGTTCGCCCGGGTGAGGAAATGAAATACTACGAATACTGGAAAGATACAAGGTTGAAATGGCACCTGTCGCTTGGGCTTGGCAAGGAAAACTACCGTTTCCACGACCACGAAAAACTGGCACATTATGCCAATGCCGCTGCCGATATCGAGTTTAATTTCCCGTTCGGTTTTAAAGAGCTTGAGGGCATTCACTCGCGTACCGACTTTGACCTTAAAGCGCATGAGCAATTCTCCGGCAAAAAGCTGCAATATTTTGATGCTGAACTGAATGAAAATTATGTACCGTATGTAGTGGAGACTTCGGTAGGGCTTGACAGGATGTTCCTGGCTATATTCTCAACATCGCTGAAGGAAGAAACACTTGAGGATGGCTCTACACGTACCGTGCTTAGCTTACCGTCAGTATTGGCGCCGACGAAAGCTGCTGTGCTTCCACTGGTGAAGAAAGACGGATTGCCGGAAGTAGCCCGCCAGATCATTGACGACCTTAAATGGGACTTCAACGTAGCTTATGATGAGAAAGATGCCGTTGGCCGCCGTTACCGCAGGCAGGATGCGCTGGGTACACCGTTTTGCATAACCGTTGACCACCAGACACTTGAAGACCAAACGGTAACCATACGCCACCGCGACAGCATGAAGCAGGACAGGGTTAAAATCTCAGAATTGCGAGGAATTATTAATGAAGAAGTTTCCGTAAGGAACTGGCTCCAGAAAATGAATTAA
- a CDS encoding succinate dehydrogenase/fumarate reductase iron-sulfur subunit: MNLTLKIWRQKDARDKGRMVDYKISDVSGDMSFLEMLDVLNEDLNNKGEDPIAFDHDCREGICGMCSLFINGEAHGPDRGVTTCQLHMRKFKDGDTIYIEPFRAKAFPVIKDLVVDRSSFDRIQQAGGFISVNTSGNTIDANAIPIKKHDADRSFDAATCIGCGACVASCKNASAMLFVSAKVSQFALLPQGKVEATQRVLNMVNKMDEEGFGNCTNTGACEVECPKGISLENIARMNREYLFASVK, translated from the coding sequence ATGAATTTGACTTTAAAAATATGGCGCCAGAAAGACGCCAGGGATAAAGGAAGAATGGTTGATTATAAAATCAGCGATGTTTCCGGCGACATGTCATTCCTTGAAATGCTTGACGTGTTGAATGAAGACCTGAACAATAAAGGCGAAGACCCGATAGCGTTTGACCATGACTGCCGCGAGGGTATTTGCGGTATGTGTTCGCTTTTCATTAACGGCGAAGCGCACGGCCCGGACAGGGGCGTGACGACCTGCCAGCTGCACATGCGCAAATTTAAAGATGGCGATACTATTTATATTGAGCCTTTCCGCGCTAAGGCATTCCCTGTAATAAAAGACCTTGTTGTTGACAGGAGTTCTTTTGACAGGATACAGCAGGCGGGCGGTTTCATCTCGGTAAATACATCAGGCAACACCATTGATGCAAACGCAATCCCAATCAAGAAACATGATGCTGACCGTTCGTTTGACGCGGCTACGTGTATTGGCTGCGGTGCGTGTGTTGCGAGCTGTAAGAATGCTTCTGCAATGCTGTTTGTTTCTGCTAAGGTGTCTCAGTTTGCATTGCTTCCGCAAGGTAAGGTTGAAGCAACACAACGCGTACTGAACATGGTAAACAAAATGGACGAAGAAGGCTTTGGTAACTGTACCAATACCGGCGCATGTGAAGTGGAATGCCCTAAAGGTATTTCTCTTGAAAATATAGCGCGCATGAACAGGGAATACCTTTTTGCCAGCGTGAAATAA
- a CDS encoding ChaN family lipoprotein, producing the protein MKLHYLFLLFIFSITAQAQDKQPYQLYIKDGKKTTYKKLLAAAADTQVVLFGEHHDNSLIHWLQLELTKDLAEKKSLVLGAEMIEADNQKQLNQYLTGQINQKAFDTVARLWNNHKTDYKPLVDFAKDKKFPFIATNVPRRYASMVYKKGLEELNNLKAEEKEWIAPLPIAYDATLPGYVEMLKIAGGHGGDNLPKAQAIKDATMAYFINKSLKPGTLFIHYNGTYHSDNYEGINWYLKKYNPGIKIVTIAAVSQKDVSTLETEHLNKADFILVVDEDMTKTY; encoded by the coding sequence ATGAAACTTCACTACCTGTTTTTACTCTTTATATTCTCAATAACAGCGCAGGCACAGGACAAGCAGCCTTACCAACTGTATATCAAAGACGGTAAAAAGACAACCTATAAAAAATTGCTTGCCGCTGCCGCAGATACGCAGGTGGTGCTGTTTGGTGAACATCACGACAACTCCCTGATACACTGGTTGCAGCTGGAACTTACGAAAGACCTGGCTGAAAAGAAAAGCCTCGTACTCGGTGCAGAGATGATAGAAGCTGACAACCAGAAACAGCTCAACCAGTACCTTACCGGGCAAATCAACCAAAAAGCATTTGACACCGTTGCCCGACTTTGGAACAACCACAAGACCGATTACAAGCCGCTGGTTGATTTCGCGAAAGACAAGAAGTTTCCGTTTATTGCGACTAACGTTCCCCGCCGCTACGCCAGCATGGTGTATAAGAAGGGTTTAGAAGAGCTAAATAATCTTAAAGCTGAAGAAAAAGAATGGATTGCCCCACTGCCAATTGCGTATGACGCAACGCTGCCGGGATATGTGGAAATGCTGAAGATTGCAGGTGGTCACGGGGGCGATAATCTACCAAAAGCACAGGCAATCAAAGACGCTACCATGGCCTATTTCATCAATAAAAGCCTGAAGCCAGGCACTCTGTTTATACACTACAACGGAACTTACCATAGCGATAACTATGAAGGTATCAACTGGTACCTGAAGAAATACAATCCGGGTATAAAAATCGTGACCATTGCGGCTGTCTCGCAAAAAGACGTTTCAACTCTTGAAACAGAACATCTTAACAAGGCTGATTTTATCCTTGTGGTTGATGAGGATATGACAAAAACATACTAA